The Yersinia intermedia genome window below encodes:
- a CDS encoding aspartate/glutamate racemase family protein has translation MKILGLIGGMSWESTIPYYRMINQQVKEQLGGLHSAKIILYSVDFHEIEQLQAKGDWETAAQLLSDAAVSLKNAGADVIVVCTNTMHKVADDIEAASGLPLLHIADATAAQIKQQGINKIGLLGTRYTMEQDFYRGRLTEKHGLEVITPDSIDRESVNRIIYEELCLGVISETSRQEYRRIMGKLEQQGVQGIIFGCTEITLLVNAQDASVPVFDTTAIHACAAAEYALTC, from the coding sequence ATGAAAATTTTGGGTCTTATTGGCGGTATGAGTTGGGAATCAACCATCCCTTATTACCGGATGATTAACCAGCAGGTTAAAGAACAACTTGGCGGGTTACACAGTGCCAAAATCATTCTCTATAGTGTGGATTTCCATGAGATTGAACAGCTTCAGGCCAAGGGTGACTGGGAAACTGCAGCACAGTTGCTGTCTGATGCCGCCGTTTCATTAAAAAATGCCGGAGCTGACGTCATCGTGGTATGCACCAATACTATGCACAAAGTGGCTGATGACATTGAAGCGGCCAGCGGATTACCGTTATTGCATATTGCAGATGCTACTGCCGCACAAATTAAGCAGCAAGGGATCAATAAAATTGGCTTATTGGGCACCCGCTACACCATGGAACAAGATTTTTATCGGGGCCGATTGACGGAAAAACACGGTCTTGAAGTAATTACCCCTGATAGTATCGATCGCGAAAGTGTTAACCGCATTATTTATGAAGAGCTGTGTTTGGGCGTTATCAGTGAAACCTCCCGCCAGGAATATCGCCGCATTATGGGCAAATTAGAACAGCAAGGCGTGCAAGGGATTATCTTTGGTTGCACCGAGATTACATTGTTGGTTAACGCGCAAGACGCGAGCGTACCGGTATTTGATACCACCGCAATACATGCCTGTGCGGCCGCTGAATATGCGCTGACATGCTAA
- the agp gene encoding bifunctional glucose-1-phosphatase/inositol phosphatase yields the protein MIKIKTAYTLTLLALLLPASTHVVAQDKSDNYKLEQVLVMSRHGIRAPLVNYGDMLSSATPDKWPQWTTPGGYLTPKGAELEAMMGGYFREWLVNAKLLKATGCPADTTVFTYANSLPRTIGTAQHFLFGAFPGCNVPVAHQKDIGKMDPVFNPIITLDVTPEFKEKALASINQHAGPGGVEGLNKRLQPNYDLLSRVLDYKKSPACLTDKKCDWSTQPTNIVLVQNKEPGITGPLKLGTGASDAFMLQYYEGFPIKDVAWGRIQSSEEWRKLIDIKNLYHETLFGSPAIADNAAEKLVGFISATLDPVGEKTPNELAAQKAKLAVLVGHDSNIASLLAALKTKEYQLPDQYEKTPISGKVVFERWKDTKQNKDMMKIEYIYLSTEQIRNKTPLTLQAPPKRVTLEIKGCPVDANGFCSMDDFRKAIKHNTQS from the coding sequence ATGATAAAAATAAAGACGGCATACACCCTGACACTATTAGCGCTACTCTTGCCAGCGTCAACCCATGTTGTAGCACAGGATAAAAGTGACAACTATAAACTTGAACAAGTGCTGGTGATGAGCCGGCATGGTATACGAGCACCTTTGGTAAATTATGGCGATATGCTTTCCAGTGCGACACCCGATAAATGGCCACAATGGACCACCCCTGGCGGTTATCTGACACCGAAAGGGGCTGAGCTTGAGGCGATGATGGGGGGGTACTTCCGCGAGTGGTTGGTTAATGCCAAATTACTGAAAGCGACAGGATGCCCGGCAGATACCACGGTATTTACTTATGCTAACAGCTTGCCAAGGACTATTGGTACCGCGCAGCATTTCTTATTCGGTGCTTTCCCTGGTTGTAATGTGCCAGTGGCGCACCAAAAAGACATCGGCAAAATGGATCCAGTTTTTAATCCGATCATCACGCTAGATGTCACACCAGAATTTAAAGAAAAAGCCTTGGCATCGATTAATCAACACGCCGGGCCGGGCGGGGTAGAAGGGCTAAATAAGCGCTTACAGCCTAATTACGATTTACTTTCCCGCGTGTTGGATTATAAAAAATCACCGGCCTGTTTAACGGATAAGAAATGTGACTGGAGTACCCAGCCAACTAATATTGTATTGGTACAAAATAAAGAGCCAGGCATCACCGGCCCGCTGAAGTTAGGTACCGGCGCATCAGATGCATTTATGTTGCAATATTACGAAGGTTTCCCGATTAAAGATGTGGCCTGGGGACGGATTCAGTCATCGGAAGAGTGGCGTAAATTAATCGATATCAAAAACCTCTACCATGAGACGTTATTCGGTTCTCCTGCAATTGCGGATAATGCGGCTGAGAAGTTAGTCGGTTTTATCAGTGCCACCCTTGATCCCGTCGGTGAGAAAACGCCTAATGAATTAGCGGCGCAGAAAGCTAAATTGGCGGTATTGGTTGGGCATGACTCTAACATTGCTTCATTGTTGGCAGCACTGAAAACTAAAGAATACCAACTGCCAGACCAATATGAGAAAACACCAATCAGCGGCAAAGTAGTATTTGAGCGCTGGAAAGATACGAAACAAAATAAAGATATGATGAAGATCGAATATATCTATCTGTCGACTGAGCAAATTCGTAATAAGACGCCGCTGACCCTTCAGGCACCACCAAAACGTGTCACGCTGGAAATTAAGGGCTGCCCGGTTGATGCCAACGGGTTCTGTTCAATGGATGATTTCAGAAAAGCGATAAAACACAACACACAAAGTTAA
- a CDS encoding SLC13 family permease: MTLFATTQQAVKTVFRPFLKDRLLHILLILGIGLTALMPAQIAVFPQFIDWTTIVTLLGLMLLTKGVEVSGYFDFIGRKIINTLHTERHLALFLVLAAAVLSSFLTNDVALFIIVPLILTLKKISSLPVARLIIFSALAVNAGSLLTPIGNPQNILLWSRSELSFIGFTRQMAPLAAIILLTLLAVTWWRFPARKIKKQASSPLYPYHSRLLLSCLALYVIFIICVDLGRAGYGLLVVFAGLLLLARRVLLAIDWSLIVVFMAMFIDVRLLTELPALQSLFGEIKTLSAAAAYILGMGLSQLISNVPATILLLNYLPSSALVAYAVNIGGFGFVLGSMANLIALRMAAEPAIWLKFHAYSLPFLLWSALVGWWLLL; encoded by the coding sequence ATGACATTATTTGCGACTACTCAGCAAGCAGTAAAAACGGTATTCAGACCTTTTCTCAAAGATCGTCTATTACATATTTTATTGATTTTGGGGATAGGGTTAACGGCCTTAATGCCAGCCCAAATTGCCGTCTTCCCGCAGTTTATTGACTGGACCACCATTGTTACTTTATTGGGATTAATGCTACTGACTAAAGGGGTTGAGGTCAGCGGTTACTTCGATTTTATTGGCCGGAAAATTATTAACACACTCCACACTGAGCGGCATCTGGCGCTGTTTTTAGTCTTAGCTGCGGCAGTGTTGTCATCCTTTCTGACCAATGATGTGGCGCTATTTATCATTGTTCCACTGATTTTGACGTTGAAAAAAATATCGTCTCTGCCGGTTGCCCGCCTAATTATTTTCTCGGCGCTGGCAGTCAATGCCGGGTCGCTATTAACCCCGATCGGCAATCCACAAAATATTCTGTTATGGAGCCGTTCCGAACTCTCTTTTATTGGTTTTACCCGCCAAATGGCACCTTTAGCAGCCATTATTCTGCTGACATTATTAGCGGTAACATGGTGGCGTTTTCCGGCGCGTAAGATAAAGAAACAGGCCTCAAGCCCGCTTTATCCCTACCATTCCCGCCTGTTGCTAAGTTGTTTGGCGTTGTATGTTATTTTTATTATCTGCGTAGATTTGGGCAGGGCTGGCTATGGGCTGCTTGTCGTTTTCGCTGGTTTATTGTTACTGGCGCGGCGGGTGTTATTGGCAATTGACTGGAGCTTGATTGTGGTCTTTATGGCGATGTTCATTGACGTGCGCCTACTGACGGAGTTACCTGCGTTACAATCGCTGTTCGGTGAAATCAAAACGCTGTCTGCGGCTGCTGCCTATATATTGGGGATGGGTCTATCGCAATTGATCAGTAATGTCCCCGCCACAATATTGCTGCTTAATTATCTGCCTTCCAGCGCGCTGGTGGCTTATGCGGTCAATATTGGTGGTTTTGGTTTTGTGTTGGGTTCTATGGCTAATTTAATTGCGCTGAGAATGGCAGCAGAACCTGCCATCTGGTTAAAATTCCACGCTTATTCACTGCCATTTTTGTTGTGGAGTGCTCTGGTTGGCTGGTGGCTATTATTGTAA
- the flk gene encoding flagella biosynthesis regulator Flk yields the protein MQPLNGPGVPIASDRNIAPTKVPHQGQVEDQALTPAQRTTLEKLIVRIMALSPIKSAEIWAGLRHDLSLGSTSDLLARHFQPAEQLLQTRLAQAQENHANHQLRQQLTELLPQGNNRQAVSDFIRQHFGHTVLSQLSHAELQQVLVLLQSGTLNIPQPQLATITDRPLLPAEHQNIQSLVAKLSAATGEQPAKIWQALFDMVGVKSNDPLPARHFQLLSQFLQTKVALSQQTAPTLVNLQTALKQPADAQEQQLLIDYSQNRFQASPTTPLTQAQLNDIINVLFTARLDRANAAQRLAEDQKTLQPVINPLIAALPQSLQPLLQKPSLAFVALIIVMAFLLAIFL from the coding sequence ATGCAACCTTTGAACGGCCCGGGTGTACCGATTGCCAGTGATCGCAATATTGCACCGACCAAAGTACCTCATCAGGGCCAAGTGGAAGATCAGGCACTTACCCCTGCGCAACGCACTACGCTGGAGAAGCTAATTGTGCGGATTATGGCCCTCAGCCCAATTAAATCAGCCGAGATCTGGGCCGGTCTGCGCCATGATTTATCCTTGGGTAGCACCAGCGACTTACTGGCACGCCACTTCCAGCCCGCAGAGCAATTGCTGCAAACCCGCCTTGCACAGGCACAGGAAAATCACGCCAATCATCAATTGCGCCAGCAACTGACCGAACTGCTGCCACAAGGTAACAACCGGCAGGCGGTCAGTGATTTTATCCGCCAGCACTTTGGTCATACCGTATTAAGTCAGCTAAGTCATGCTGAGTTACAACAGGTTTTGGTACTACTGCAATCCGGCACCCTGAATATTCCACAGCCACAACTGGCAACAATAACTGATCGGCCGTTACTGCCCGCAGAGCATCAGAATATTCAATCGCTAGTAGCAAAACTTAGTGCTGCAACCGGCGAGCAACCGGCCAAAATATGGCAGGCGTTGTTTGATATGGTGGGGGTGAAAAGTAATGATCCATTACCTGCGCGCCATTTCCAGCTACTCAGCCAGTTTTTACAGACCAAAGTGGCACTCAGCCAACAAACGGCACCGACATTGGTTAACCTGCAAACCGCGTTGAAGCAGCCCGCTGATGCGCAGGAACAACAATTATTAATTGATTACAGCCAGAATCGCTTTCAGGCCAGCCCTACCACGCCGCTGACACAAGCGCAGTTGAATGACATTATCAATGTCCTGTTTACCGCCAGATTAGATCGGGCTAATGCAGCCCAACGTTTAGCAGAAGACCAAAAAACTCTGCAACCAGTGATTAACCCGCTGATCGCCGCATTACCCCAATCATTACAGCCATTGTTGCAAAAACCATCACTGGCATTTGTGGCGCTAATTATAGTGATGGCCTTTTTGTTGGCTATCTTCCTCTAA
- a CDS encoding protein-disulfide reductase DsbD family protein: MFNLSKTALFCLLLLWMPTLWAADSGWLVSPQNSHAKVRIYADPSTSGATRLLLSVQLDKGWKTYWRSPGEGGIAPTIAWSTPLDAVKWYWPVPQRFDVSGISTQGYHEQVMLPIVISAKAPQTLNGILTLSTCSNVCILTDYPFSLDLSSPLSDENQQQFQHDFAQAMGQVPIANALTQQIQAGFGHGEVQILAVRDEGWQQPELFFDTLADVDFGKPRVSVQGNQLSVRVPATDGWGEGVGDLRGKPLTMVITDAGLAQEATVTIGQALTLPQSSPRFWSWIVMALAGGFILNLMPCVLPVLAMKLGSILQTGQQTRRQIRWQFLASSAGIVTSFWLLALLMTALRLGNHALGWGIQFQSPWFIGFMVLVTALFTANLFGLFEINLSSSLNSRIAAPRVENAGARGLAGHFGQGALATLLATPCSAPFLGTAVAFALAAPLPALWGIFTALGVGMSLPWLAVALWPKLVLFLPRPGRWMNRLRIGMGGLMLASSLWLLSLMVSHVGLQLVIVITGVLLLTLLLAIGWRYGVRVAAIVSLIGVLIIGGLLLAGSLTANLWRKPLHDNIPWQPLTESAIKEALVEHKRVFVDVTADWCVTCKVNKIHVLMRDDVQQALQAPDVVALRGDWTRPSADITEFLRQRGSVAIPFNQIYGPQQPQGVVLSPLLDSDVLLKILADAKGNKE, encoded by the coding sequence ATGTTTAATTTAAGCAAGACAGCGTTGTTCTGTCTGTTACTGCTATGGATGCCCACCCTTTGGGCGGCAGACAGCGGCTGGTTGGTCAGCCCACAAAACTCACATGCTAAGGTGCGGATTTATGCCGACCCCTCAACGAGCGGTGCAACCCGCCTGTTACTTTCCGTTCAACTGGATAAAGGCTGGAAAACTTACTGGCGCTCACCGGGTGAAGGGGGCATTGCACCAACCATTGCCTGGAGCACACCTCTTGACGCGGTAAAATGGTACTGGCCTGTACCACAACGATTTGATGTTTCTGGTATTTCTACCCAGGGCTATCACGAGCAGGTCATGCTGCCGATCGTCATTTCCGCTAAGGCACCTCAAACGCTAAATGGCATCTTGACCCTATCGACCTGTAGCAATGTCTGCATTTTGACGGACTACCCGTTTAGCCTCGATCTTTCCTCACCGTTAAGCGACGAAAACCAACAACAATTCCAACACGATTTTGCCCAAGCGATGGGGCAGGTACCCATTGCCAATGCCTTGACCCAACAGATCCAAGCTGGTTTTGGTCATGGTGAGGTGCAAATTCTGGCGGTACGTGACGAAGGTTGGCAACAGCCCGAATTGTTCTTCGATACCTTGGCGGACGTGGATTTCGGCAAACCGCGGGTCAGCGTACAGGGTAATCAGCTCTCGGTGCGGGTTCCTGCGACCGATGGTTGGGGGGAGGGCGTGGGGGATCTCCGTGGTAAACCCCTGACAATGGTGATTACTGACGCAGGTCTGGCGCAAGAGGCCACGGTGACCATTGGGCAAGCGCTCACTTTACCGCAATCCTCCCCCCGTTTTTGGTCTTGGATAGTGATGGCGCTGGCGGGCGGATTTATTCTTAATCTGATGCCTTGTGTGCTTCCGGTTCTTGCAATGAAACTGGGGTCGATTTTGCAGACCGGGCAGCAAACCCGCCGTCAGATTCGTTGGCAGTTTCTGGCATCGTCTGCTGGAATTGTGACTTCGTTTTGGTTGTTGGCACTACTGATGACCGCCTTGCGCTTAGGTAATCATGCCCTTGGCTGGGGAATTCAGTTCCAAAGCCCTTGGTTTATCGGCTTTATGGTGCTGGTTACCGCACTCTTTACGGCCAATCTGTTCGGCTTGTTCGAGATCAATCTCTCCTCATCGCTCAATAGTCGTATTGCTGCGCCTCGTGTAGAGAACGCGGGGGCTCGCGGTTTGGCCGGCCACTTTGGACAGGGCGCATTGGCGACGCTACTGGCAACCCCGTGTTCCGCGCCATTCCTGGGGACGGCGGTAGCCTTTGCGCTGGCCGCCCCTTTACCGGCGCTATGGGGCATATTTACCGCCCTGGGGGTTGGCATGAGCCTGCCGTGGTTGGCGGTGGCGCTATGGCCTAAATTAGTGCTGTTTTTGCCCCGCCCCGGTCGTTGGATGAATCGCCTGCGCATCGGGATGGGGGGGCTGATGCTGGCATCAAGTCTGTGGTTACTGAGCCTGATGGTGAGCCATGTTGGCCTACAACTGGTGATAGTGATTACCGGAGTGTTGCTGTTAACGCTATTGCTGGCTATTGGCTGGCGTTATGGCGTGCGTGTTGCAGCAATCGTCAGCTTAATCGGGGTGTTGATTATCGGCGGATTACTGTTGGCAGGTTCGTTGACGGCTAATCTGTGGCGCAAACCGCTACATGACAACATCCCGTGGCAGCCATTAACTGAATCTGCCATTAAGGAAGCGCTGGTGGAGCATAAGCGGGTGTTTGTCGATGTCACTGCCGATTGGTGCGTGACCTGTAAAGTTAACAAAATACACGTCCTGATGCGTGACGATGTGCAGCAGGCATTGCAAGCGCCTGACGTGGTGGCGTTACGCGGTGACTGGACACGGCCTTCTGCTGATATTACTGAGTTTTTGCGCCAGCGCGGCAGTGTCGCAATCCCATTTAATCAAATTTATGGGCCACAACAACCGCAGGGTGTGGTGCTCTCACCACTGTTGGACAGTGACGTGTTATTAAAAATTTTGGCCGATGCTAAAGGAAATAAAGAATGA
- a CDS encoding DsbA family protein: MKIIMVVLLTLISTPLWAAAPFTPEQEVRIKALIRETLVANPDILEQSINALQQQANEAQGQQMDQFIEANKQVLFQDPGSPRFGATMPALTLVSFTDYNCPFCKTFDPLLEKIVKAYPQVAVVIKPLPFKGESSMTSARLALTLWQQHPNQFLPFHQRLMAKKGFHDADSIAAAQKKTGVTPVALSEQSLNVLRTNLKLADQLGIEGTPATLIGNQIIPGAISYEQLEEIVKQQLAKAGK; encoded by the coding sequence ATGAAAATTATCATGGTTGTGTTGTTAACGCTGATCTCGACGCCACTCTGGGCGGCTGCGCCTTTTACACCGGAGCAGGAAGTGCGGATTAAAGCCTTAATCCGTGAAACGCTGGTCGCCAACCCAGATATTCTTGAGCAATCCATCAATGCCTTGCAACAGCAAGCTAATGAAGCGCAAGGGCAGCAAATGGATCAATTTATCGAAGCCAATAAACAAGTGCTATTCCAAGACCCCGGCAGCCCCCGTTTCGGGGCTACAATGCCAGCCCTGACATTGGTTTCATTTACCGATTACAACTGCCCATTTTGTAAAACCTTTGATCCCTTGCTGGAAAAAATCGTGAAAGCGTACCCGCAGGTGGCGGTGGTGATAAAACCGCTGCCGTTTAAAGGGGAAAGCTCAATGACCAGTGCGCGGTTGGCACTGACGCTGTGGCAACAACATCCGAACCAATTTCTGCCATTCCATCAGCGCTTGATGGCGAAAAAAGGTTTCCACGATGCTGACAGTATTGCCGCGGCGCAGAAAAAGACCGGTGTTACGCCAGTAGCGCTAAGCGAGCAGAGCTTGAATGTGCTACGTACCAACCTGAAGTTAGCGGATCAACTGGGTATCGAGGGCACACCAGCCACCTTGATTGGTAATCAGATAATTCCAGGTGCTATTTCCTATGAGCAACTGGAGGAGATAGTGAAGCAGCAACTGGCTAAGGCGGGTAAATGA
- a CDS encoding protein disulfide oxidoreductase, with product MSRLKRWGKELVILLALVTVVSLAMDWLRSPQVPANWSDMSLQTLAGQTVSLKAMSQEKPLLIYFWATWCGVCKFTSPSVNQMVQEGENVMTVALRSGEAPQLERWLAKKDYRLPVINDPRGELSAQWQVGVTPTLVILYQGQMVQNTSGWTSYWGMKLRLWLASF from the coding sequence ATGAGTCGCTTGAAGCGGTGGGGTAAAGAGCTGGTTATTTTACTGGCGCTGGTCACGGTGGTCTCTTTGGCGATGGATTGGTTGCGTAGCCCGCAGGTACCGGCTAATTGGAGCGATATGTCGTTGCAAACTCTGGCGGGCCAAACTGTCTCGTTAAAGGCGATGAGCCAGGAAAAACCGTTGCTTATCTATTTTTGGGCAACATGGTGCGGTGTGTGTAAATTCACCAGCCCCAGTGTCAATCAAATGGTGCAGGAGGGTGAGAATGTGATGACAGTGGCGCTGCGTTCCGGTGAAGCACCACAGCTTGAGCGCTGGTTGGCGAAGAAGGATTACCGGTTGCCGGTGATAAATGACCCACGCGGTGAGTTGTCTGCGCAGTGGCAAGTCGGTGTTACACCGACGTTAGTGATCCTCTATCAAGGCCAGATGGTACAAAACACCAGCGGATGGACCAGCTATTGGGGTATGAAACTGCGTTTATGGCTGGCCTCGTTCTAA
- a CDS encoding PLP-dependent aminotransferase family protein — MHIPLDRQQDIPLYLQIEEALRRAILSGVFADGDKLPSTRTLAAELSVSRLTVDNAYAELAAKGLLQQRRGSGAYVCHLSPPPSHPHPRLHGEFPLDRFTTVTSRLDGYADIPLPPDTINFAAGIGSPKIFPLDEFRQILHSILRRHAEEAFSYGDYCGYYPLRDTLSRILSAQGIPTRPEQLLITNGSQHAISLISQSLLAPGDSVLVEEPTYAEALALFRLHKVNIITLPSDQQGMNLATLPALLARHQPKLIYCIPNFNNPTGRCMSEERRHQLVQIARTAGVPILEDDYVGDLRYSGKKLPSLRSLAATGEVIYVSTFSKMLLPSMRIGYLVADAPHYIQLARLKHVDSFTSSNLIQRALDAFVTVGRYDKQLRRACRLYRQHRDAMVDALQQTLPLGCQFEVPDGGLFIWLQLPANVPMTQLMPLAWQAGVTFAKGGGFYPQESQGEFTLRLNFAANSPELISQGIARLSAAIRQCQA; from the coding sequence ATGCATATTCCGTTAGATCGTCAGCAAGACATTCCACTGTATCTACAAATCGAAGAGGCATTGCGCCGTGCTATCCTCAGTGGGGTGTTTGCCGATGGCGACAAACTGCCTTCAACCCGCACCTTGGCAGCAGAATTATCAGTGAGCCGCCTCACCGTGGATAATGCCTATGCCGAACTGGCGGCTAAGGGGTTATTACAACAACGTCGTGGTAGCGGTGCCTATGTCTGTCACCTCTCACCACCGCCAAGCCATCCGCATCCACGGCTACATGGTGAGTTCCCGCTGGACCGTTTTACCACTGTCACCTCACGGCTGGACGGGTATGCCGATATCCCCTTACCGCCAGATACCATCAATTTTGCCGCTGGCATCGGTAGCCCCAAAATTTTCCCATTGGATGAATTCCGCCAGATCTTGCATTCAATTCTGCGCCGCCATGCTGAAGAAGCATTCAGTTACGGCGATTACTGCGGCTATTATCCATTGCGCGATACACTCAGCCGCATTCTATCCGCACAAGGTATTCCTACCCGGCCAGAGCAACTGTTGATAACCAATGGTTCGCAACATGCCATCAGTTTGATCAGCCAATCACTGTTGGCCCCAGGCGATAGCGTGCTGGTAGAAGAACCCACTTATGCCGAAGCATTAGCCCTGTTCCGCCTGCATAAAGTGAATATTATTACCCTGCCAAGCGACCAACAAGGTATGAATCTGGCTACCCTGCCTGCGCTATTAGCCAGACATCAACCGAAGCTTATCTATTGCATTCCCAACTTTAATAACCCCACCGGACGCTGTATGAGTGAAGAGCGCCGCCATCAGTTAGTGCAAATAGCCAGAACCGCTGGGGTGCCAATACTGGAAGATGATTATGTGGGCGACTTGCGTTACAGCGGCAAAAAGCTGCCTTCGCTGCGTTCACTGGCAGCAACAGGTGAAGTTATCTATGTCAGTACTTTTTCCAAAATGTTACTACCCAGCATGCGCATTGGTTATCTGGTGGCAGACGCGCCCCATTACATTCAACTGGCGCGCTTAAAGCATGTTGACAGTTTTACCAGTTCGAACCTGATCCAACGGGCGTTGGATGCCTTTGTCACTGTTGGGCGTTATGACAAACAGCTCCGTCGGGCTTGCCGTTTGTACCGCCAGCACCGTGATGCCATGGTCGATGCCCTCCAGCAGACGCTGCCGCTCGGCTGCCAATTTGAGGTTCCTGACGGGGGATTATTTATCTGGCTACAATTGCCAGCAAACGTACCAATGACTCAATTGATGCCGCTGGCGTGGCAGGCGGGGGTCACTTTTGCTAAAGGCGGCGGGTTTTACCCCCAAGAATCACAAGGCGAATTTACCTTGCGCTTGAATTTTGCCGCTAATTCACCCGAGCTGATTAGCCAAGGAATAGCCAGATTAAGTGCGGCGATTCGTCAGTGCCAGGCATAA
- a CDS encoding DMT family transporter: MAIPANLFPSAFGSIGAGRGGFSGKRQGYLLAIISAMLLGFTGIIIRILTAHYHLPTSVLAFWRAALVAVVLLPILLLTKPEWAKLRGCQLKFYTAYGLLLAVFNGLWTESVALNGASISTILVYCSIGFTVFLGWIFYNEYMGWRELLVMVISLLGCFLVSDGLNITGSDFNFVGLFIGLASGIGYSFYTLAGRIATERRYPVWNTILYVFGFSAIYQLIFNQLLLWFPLPGLQQMVGDLFFLSHRADGIQWSGWGLLLILAAGPTLLGFGLFNLSLKTLPLAVASLLLTLELVFTAVIAYFLLGETLSPSQLLGSALVLLGVLMLHRKDKVQTEMMAVSAE; the protein is encoded by the coding sequence ATGGCGATTCCGGCAAATTTATTCCCATCAGCATTTGGCTCTATCGGGGCGGGCAGAGGCGGGTTTAGTGGCAAACGACAAGGCTATCTGCTGGCGATCATTAGTGCCATGTTGTTGGGTTTTACCGGCATCATAATTCGTATCCTCACGGCGCATTATCATCTACCCACTTCGGTATTAGCTTTCTGGCGGGCTGCACTGGTCGCCGTGGTGTTATTGCCTATTTTACTTCTGACCAAACCGGAATGGGCCAAATTACGTGGGTGCCAGCTAAAGTTCTATACTGCATATGGCTTATTGCTGGCGGTCTTTAATGGGCTGTGGACTGAATCTGTTGCTTTAAACGGTGCGTCGATCTCCACCATTCTGGTCTATTGTTCAATCGGTTTTACCGTGTTTCTCGGCTGGATTTTCTATAACGAATATATGGGCTGGCGTGAATTATTGGTTATGGTGATCAGCCTGTTGGGCTGTTTCTTAGTCAGCGATGGCCTGAATATTACTGGTTCAGACTTTAATTTTGTTGGCCTCTTTATCGGATTAGCCTCTGGTATTGGTTACAGCTTTTATACTCTGGCGGGGCGCATTGCGACCGAACGCCGTTATCCGGTCTGGAACACTATCCTGTATGTTTTTGGTTTCTCCGCTATCTACCAACTGATATTTAATCAGTTATTGCTGTGGTTCCCGCTGCCAGGGTTACAGCAAATGGTGGGTGATCTATTCTTCTTATCTCATAGGGCTGATGGTATTCAATGGTCTGGTTGGGGGCTATTGTTAATTTTAGCCGCCGGACCAACATTACTGGGGTTTGGCCTGTTTAATCTCAGTTTGAAAACACTGCCTTTGGCGGTGGCCAGCCTACTATTAACGCTGGAACTGGTCTTCACTGCGGTGATTGCATATTTCTTGTTGGGGGAAACGCTCTCTCCCTCCCAATTGCTGGGCAGCGCACTGGTATTACTGGGCGTGCTGATGTTGCATCGTAAAGATAAGGTCCAAACAGAAATGATGGCGGTTAGCGCGGAATAA